The following coding sequences lie in one Oncorhynchus kisutch isolate 150728-3 linkage group LG27, Okis_V2, whole genome shotgun sequence genomic window:
- the LOC109871469 gene encoding uncharacterized protein LOC109871469: MRMKSVVSLLVLLHCCLSGAQVHKDRDGVGVNEIHQVDYEDGESRGNDIQVDKQRAEAAATTHSQQTCQPDIHTVLREMSTMMAEQRVELRHTKTELGAMEARLRASESQVEELKSKVEEQTRRNEAQAVELSSMETRSNITESHVEVLKRHIEDIKVAFSASLGGPAFSGQVGPFNTGTTLVYRSVYTNIGNAYNPTTGIFTAPVRGLYLFRFYIFAWGDDSVPTTTALFMNGHQIAMAFARQAAGSVNSSNGVSLLLEVGDVVYVHLWAGRQIFDNVNRLSTFSGHLLFTM, from the exons ATGAGAATGAAGAGTGTTGTGTCTCTGCTGGTGTTGCTGCACTGCTGCCTGTCTGGAGCCCAGGTCCACAAAGACCGAGACGGAGTCGGTGTGAATGAGATCCATCAGGTTGACTatgaggatggagagagcagaggtaaTGACATTCAGGTTGACAAACAAAGAGCAGAAGCTGCAGCTACAACACACAGCCAGCAAACCTGCCAGCCTGACATCCACACTGTGCTGAGAGAGATGAGCACCATGATGGCAGAGCAGAGAGTTGAGCTGAGACACACGAAGACTGAACTGGGAGCCATGGAGGCCCGACTGAGAGCCAGTGAGAGCCAGGTGGAGGAACTGAAATCCAAAGTGGAGGAACAGACTAGAAGGAATGAAG CACAAGCAGTGGAACTAAGCTCCATGGAGACTCGTTCTAACATAACTGAGAGCCACGTTGAAGTTCTTAAGAGACATATTGAAG ACATAAAGGTGGCTTTCTCCGCCTCACTTGGAGGACCTGCTTTTAGTGGACAAGTTGGACCCTTCAACACTGGAACCACCCTGGTCTACAGAAGTGTCTACACAAATATTGGCAATGCTTATAACCCCACTACAG GGATCTTCACAGCACCAGTGAGAGGACTCTATCTATTCAGGTTTTACATCTTTGCATGGGGTGATGATTCAGTTCCTACAACAACGGCCTTGTTTATGAATGGACATCAAATAGCTATGGCATTTGCTCGCCAAGCTGCTGGTAGTGTTAATTCCTCCAATGGAGTGTCACTGCTGCTGGAGGTGGGAGATGTGGTCTACGTGCATCTCTGGGCTGGGCGGCAGATATTTGACAATGTAAATCGCCTCAGCACCTTCAGTGGTCACCTGCTTTTCACTATGTAA